The Sulfolobus islandicus Y.N.15.51 sequence GTAACACCAAGTTCATGATCATCTATTATAGAAGCGAAGTTATAGGTAGGCCATACATAATACTTACTCCCTACTCGTGGATGAGGATTTTTAGTAGTATCAATTATCCTAAGCATTACCCAGTCTATTTGAGAGGGATCCGGATCCATTAAATTGGTCTTTAACCTAACCACAGCTTCTCCCTCTTTGAACATTCCTTCTAGCATTTTTTCAAAAAGTTCTAGGTTACTCTCTGGTGAAGAGCTTCTATGTAGACATTCTGGCTCCCTCATCTTGCCTCTACTGTCTCTAAACTTCTTGAAAGTACTAGAATCACATGTATCAACATAAGCATGTCCCTTTTCTATCAGATAACGAGCATACTTGTAGTATACCTCAAGTCTCTCTGAAGCGTAAAGCTCTTGTTCCCATTTAATCCCCAACCATTTTAGATCCTCCTTAATCCAATCATATGCGTCTAGAATTGGTCTTTTAACCTTAGGATCCGTATCATCAAACCTCAGTATGAATTTACCGTTATACATCTTGGCGTATTCGTAAGATAAGATAGCAGCTCTGGCATTTCCTAAATGAAGAGGACCGTCTGGATTAGGTGCGAATCTAGTTACCACTTGTCCTCTAACGTTAGGAAGGGGTGGTAATATTTTCTTTTTTTCTTCGTGCTTCTTCTCTTCTAATAACTCAGGATACTTAGTCTCAATTTCAGCTATTTGTTGCTCCAAGGTTAGTGAATTAACTTGATCTATAATCTCCTTGACAATTTTTACTATTTCTTTTGCATTAGATCTTAATTCCGGCCTCTCTGCTATGATCTTACTCATCACCGGGCCCGCTTCAGCTTTACCATCATGCTTTACCGCGTTTTGAAGAGCGTATTTATATATAATTTCCCGTAGTTCACTTGATGACATCAAGCTCCCCTTTTAGTAATTTATCCACAAATTCCCTTACACCTTTTCCGCTTTTATTACTTGTTATATAATCAGCTATATCTTTCAGTTCATCATCCGCATTTCCTACTGCTACTTTAAATCCTACTTGTTGAAACAATTCTATATCAGTTGACGAATCACCAATAGCTGCTACATCTTCTTTCTTTAAACCTTGTAATTGAAGCAACTTTTCCACTCCTACACTTTTCCCTGCTGCATTATATGCAATATGAACAGCATATCCGCTACTTTTAATATACAGATTCTTTTCTTTAGCCCAATTTATCATTTCATCAGTTAATTTTGCGGGGACGAAACCAAAATCACATTCTCTATACTCATTTTGCCATGTATCCCTTAACTTAAATAGAGATTTAAATTCAATTACTAGACTCTTATCCATTTGTTTACATAACCTATATTTTTCCTTGTAAAATACTATACATCCGTTTTCTGCGACAATTCCACCATCTAAATAAAGATATGTGTAAAGCCCTCTAAGGATTGGGTAAGAATTTCCGCTAACTAAACCTACTTTAATCCTTTTTTCCTGCAAGAGCCTTATTGCGTAAATTGCATCTAGGTCAATTCTCGTAGAATCCCTATCTTCGGTTAACGTTCCATCTAAATCCATTAAAACTAATTTTATCATGGAACGACATCTCTAGCTCTCTTGGCGTATTCATGATCTACATAAATTCTTCTAATAGTTAAAGTCTCTGGTATATGATTAATTAACGTGGATTTATACTTAATTATATTAATCTCATTATTCTTCGAAATTATATTTATTTTATCCTTACTGAGTATTTTTATTTTTTCCTCAATGGGATATATTGAAGTCCTAGGAATTTGATTTCTCTCTAATCGGTCAACTAGCTCCTTAATCTCAACATCTCCTCCTTTCATCTCGTTATTATAAGAGACCTCTTCATAAACGACCTTAGGACCTCTTCTATCCAAGAAATTCCTTATTTTGTCTTTTAAATAAAGGGGAGAGTTAGAGGAATAGAGATATGTGTAAAGGATCATGAAGACCCATTCATCATCCCAATAGGATATTGAGGAATCATATACAAGATCTCTTAAATTATCAACGCTTAAAATTGACGAATAGCAGCAATCATGAATAGTTCTAAAAATTTCTCTCAGCATTAACTCATAACCTATTATCGTCTTATGATAATATACAGCCTGATACATGTGAAGTCTGGATATGAAAAAGTTCTCTAAACTGTATATGCCTTTATCTTGGACAATAATTTCGTTATTATTCCCATAGAAGATAGTATCTAGAAGTCTATACAAATCAATATTGCCTAATTGCACCCCTGTGTGTCTCGAATCTCTAACTAGATAATCCATCCTATCAACATCTACGTCACTGTTTATAATTGATGAAATCATAGAATTTCCATTTAAAATATCTAGAATCTTATTGTAGTCAATTGACTCTTTATCAAAAAAATCCCTAAAGTAAGGGGACTTGGAAATTATCATATATCTTAAATCCTTATTTGATAATCCTTTTTCTAGATATAGAGGCTCGAGACTATGACTAAAAGGAAATTGACCTATATCGTGGAGTAATGCAGAGTACTTTAGATAGGTTGACTCTTCATCAGTTATTATTCCTAGTTGTTTGAATTTCTCACTTAAAATTGTAGTAAGATAAAAGGTGCCTAATGAGTGGCTAAATCTAGTGTGAGTAGCACCAGGATATACCAGGTACGCTAAACTTGTCTGTTTTATTCTCCTTAGGCGTTGAAACTCAGGCATGTCTATTATCTTGGCTTCTCTATCATCAAGTTTAATATAGGCATAAATCTCGTCATATACTTTCTTCATTCAACTCAGACTAATCTTAAAATCAGAGAAATATAAAAGCCCATCCCAGCTTGGTGGGGCTGCGGATCCTCACGGTATCCACGGCCCCACCAACGTGAGTGGCTTAACTTCCGGGTTCGAAATGAGTCCGGGTGTTGCCCGCTCACTGTGGCCGGGTGGGCAAGATTAAGTACTCATAACATATATAAAAAATTAACTACCCTTCTTTTCCTCAGGCACCACTGCGTATATACCTACTATATATAAGTTACGTCCATCCTTTGGACAAGTGCCAACTACTTTAAGAACATAATCTCCATCTTGGAAAGGTCTCTCCGTTTCATAGTCCCCATTAACGCACTTAATCACAGTGTAAACGCTTACAGTTTGTTGTTGATTAGAGGACATTTATTGAGCCACCCCTGCAGTATTCCCTACTCCTACTACTACTACTATATCTCCAGGTTTAGTTCTTTCTAGAATTATCTTCTTTACTAATTCCAATGCCTTAGGTGCAGCTTGATAGATTTCCTTCCTCATTTCAGTAATTGCCTCCTCCATGCTCATCTTCACTATTACCGCATCTATCGGTATGTTGTACCTTACAGCAACTCTCTCTATGCTTATCTTTTCTGGGCCTGGATCACCCATTGCAACTCCAGTACCTTCAGCTATGGCCCCAGTATTTTCGCCTTCTAATTTCAACGCAGCATCTATAGTTATAATTCTTGTAACTTTACCTTTATACTCTTCTACAGCATTCTCTACTGCTTCCCCAGGCCTTCCTACTGTAGCCATAGGACCCTCAGCCTTTATTACGACCAATCTTCTACCTTCAAATTCCACCTCTCCTGCTACAGTATCTCTACTAGGATTCCATTTTTTATCAGCATTCATAAATAGATAAGCCGCCACCAAGGGACCTAATGAATCCCCTACTGGTATTCCTCTTATGAAAGTACTCATTGCCTTTGAGTATGCTTCAGATATCTTGACAAGTTGTGGAACAACAAATTGTAATTGATAAAGAAGAACCACACTATTTAGCTTTTTAGCTAAGATTAAGTAATGCCTCACTACTTTGTATATTAGATTCAACGAATTTACTACTTCTGCAGAAACTTCCAATTTACTCCTATTAACGTTGTCTATATTTGGAACCATAAGGGTTATAAGATCTCTTATCTTATCCTCTCCACTTCTAAGCAATAGCTTCATTCTACTTATTATATCCGTTGGCTCTACGTTTACTGGATCTATTATAAACATTTCAGATACTCTTTCAATAAATGGTTTTGGATCTTGAACACCTCTTTCTTTTAATAACTGCTCCATTTTACTCTTGGACTCATTCAAGTATCTTTCAATCATACTTAATTGACCCTCTATACCTCTAGCTAACATCGATACAGTCAGCCTTGTATTAACACCAGGCAAATATAGCAGAAATAATAAAACAAAGAATAGTACATATGTTAGAATGTAGTAAAGAGAACTTGCTTGATTTAAAGATGTTTGTGCTAAAGTAATTAAACTCATTTTTATCGTTAACCTTTACTCATTCGAATTAATTAAACTTTTTTTCAAAGAGACTTTGTAGACACTATAATTGAATTGCCCTTAACTATAACGGTATGCTCGAACTGGGAAACAACGCCTTTTTTAATCTCAAGTAGGATAGGATATCCTCTTAATACACCTTTTTTAATTAAATTTTTTATATTATTTCTTAATTCGTCGACATTGGTAGAAAATTCCTTAAGCCATCTCTCTGAAAATGGCAGATAATTAAAATGTGTATATATAAAATCTAGCAGTTCACTCTCTCTCGCAGAAAGACCTTTCACATTGGGATTTTTTAAGGAATATATTGTAACATCCTTCCCTTCTACTACCTCACCACCCCCATCAGTAGCGAACGGCTCTATCGCGTAAACAGAATCAGATTGTATAGCGCCTAATCCCCTTTCATAAACATTGGGTATAAAGACGCCAGCATGAAGTTCATAGCGCCTTATAAGATGACCTCCCAAGTTCCTTATCGGCTTATATCCTTGAGCTCTTATCATTTTTTCAATAACTCTACCTATCTCGCCTACGCTTAGTCCAGCCCTAAAATTAGCAATTGCAGCTTCAAGAGCGGTTTTAGAGGCATCTAACAACCTTTGATACTTAGCGTCTAAACTAATGGTAGTAGCGGTATCACTAATATAACCATCAATATGAGCTCCCAAATCTAACTTAACTACTGCACCTTCCGGAATTCTCTTTTCATCATTTATAACTGGACTATAATGAGCTGCTTCTGAATTAATGGATATATTACATGGAAATGATGGAAATGCCTTATTTTCGAGTATTATACTCTCAACCTCTTCACAAATATCTAAAACCTTGGCATTAGCCTTAACGTTTAAGGAAACTTCATCTCTAGCCTTAGCTGCAATTTTTCCTGCTAATAAGAGCTTGTTAAGTTCATCCTCAGTCATGAATGTAGTTTTCGGGGTATAAGCTTTATTTTTTTCTCATAAAAATCTTTTGTATGGCACAGTTAAGATGGTTAGGCCATGCAGCAACCTTGTTAATATTTGGAAATAAGAGTGTAATAATAGACCCGATGATAAAGGATAACCCATTAAGCCCGGTAAAAATAGACTATTTTAAAAATAACTTGGACATCATAATCGTAACTCATGACCACTACGATCACTTAGGAGATACATTAGAATTACTAAAAATGAATCCTAAGGCAAAACTCTACGCAACTTACGATTTGGAAGCTTACTTGGCGGAGACCTATAAAATATCCGAGGAAAGTATTATCCCAGCTAATGTAGGGGGATTTGTAGAAGTGGATGGAATAAAGCTTGCATTGACCAAAGCTGTGCATTCAAGTACACATAGTGATCCAACTGGCGCAATAGTATCGGCTGAAGGAATTACGATATACCATGCAGGAGATACTGGATTATTTGAGGACATGAAATTAATTGGAGAAGTATTTAAGCCTGATTACGCACTATTGCCAATAGGTGGAAGGTTTACAATGGACCCCTATCAAGCATCAATAAGCGTTGAGTTTATTAAGCCTAAAAAAGGCGCGATACCAATACACTACAATACTTGGGATCTAATAAAAGTTGACGTAAATGACTTTGTTAAACTAGTTAAAAACAAAGGATATAATCCCATAGTGTTACAACCTGGTCAAACTATAACGTTGTGATATGAATGTTAAGTGAGAACGAAGCTAAGATATTGTTTTTTTTAAAAGATCTTAAAAGAACAAATTCTATAGAAATTTCAACAAAAATAGGTATTCCAGAAAGTTCGGTCCTAAGTTTAATTGAGTTATTAAGAGAAAAGGGTTATGTAAAAACGGAGATAATATCTGAGAAATATTATGTATTAACTGAAGAGGGAAGGAAAAGAAAGGAAAACGGACTGCCCGAAGACATTTTAATAAATTCATTGAATGGACAAGAAAAAGATCTAAACGAGATAAAAAATACTCTTGATGAGGACTTTAATATTGCAATTAGTTGGGCAAAGAGAAAGGGATTAATAGAGATAAAAGAAGGAAAAGTAATACCTAAAGTAAAAACTTATACATCACCCGAATATCTTGCTCTATTAAATCTTGAAAAAGCTGATATTAATACAATAAATTTGCTTAAAAAAAGGGGGCTTATAGAAGAAAAGGAAAGGAAAATTGTAAACGTGAAGTTAGTAAAAGAACCTAAAGAGTCAGAGATCGGGATTTCAAATCTTACTAGAGAAATGATAGTTAGTGGTGAATGGAAAAAGTATAAACTTAGAAAGTATAATGTAGAAGCATTTCCTCCCTATTATACTATTAGTAAAAAACATTATTTTAGAGAATTCCTAGAAAAAGTCAAGGATATTATGATTAGCTTAGGATTTAAAGAGATTAATACAGGGTATATTGAAATGGAATTTTATAATTTTGACCTTCTATTTCAACCTCAAGATCATCCAGCCAGGGAAATTCACGATAGCTTTGCAGTAGAGGGTTTGGGAAATATAGAGGATAAAGAGTTGCTAAGTAATGTAAAGGAAATTCACGAGAAATTCTGGAAGTACGAATGGAAACAAGATATTACGCTAAGGTTAATGTTAAGAAGCCAAACTACAGCTACAACTGCAAGAGTCCTAGCCTCAAGACCAAAGGCACCTCAAAAACTGTTCACTTTAGGTAAAGTCTTCAGACCAGACGCAATAGATGCAACTCATTTGATAGAATTTCACCAATTAGATGGTGTAATTATAGATGATAATTTCACGTTTAGGGAGCTATTAGGTGTTCTAAAGGAAATATTTTATAGGTTAGGAATTAAAGAAATCAAATTTAAACCAGCATACTTCCCATTTACGGAACCTAGCGTAGAAGCCTATGGATATCTGGAAAAATTGGGTTGGGTGGAGATGTGTGGAGCTGGACTGTTAAGGCCAGAAATACTAAGTTCGGTTGGAATAGACAGCATAGCCGGAGCTTGGGGCATAGGAATTGAAAGGCTCGCTATGAGCTTTCTGAACATTAGCGATATTAGATTACTTTATTCGAATAATATAGAATATATAAGGGATATGAAAGTGAAAATAGAGTGATATAAATGGTAACTATAGTATTAAATAAATATAAATTACTAGATAAAATACATATTGGCCAGCAGAAACTAGAGGATCTATTGTTTAACTTAAAATCAGAAGTAAAACCAATCGATGAAAATAATATTGAAATTGAAATAAACGCTGACCGATTGGATCTGCTCTCCTCTGATGGGATAGCTAGAGCAATCAAGGGTTTATTAGAAAAAGAGTTGGGCGAAGCAAAATATAATGTTACAGATACAGAATATACTCTGATTGTTGATAATGTTAGAACTAGACCTTATGCATTAGCTGCTATAGTCTATAATGCTAAGATAGACCTTGAAGAATTGATACAGTTTCAAGAAAAACTTCATGGCACTATAGGAAGAAAGAGAAAAAAGGTAGCAATAGGTATACATGATCTTAGGAAAGTAGATTCAAAGACGATAGAATATAAGGAAGTTCCTCTTTCCTATAAATTTGTCCCATTATATGGAAATAAAGAGCTCACAATCAGTGAGATTTTGGAGAAGACTGAGCAAGGAAAACTTTATGGAAATATCTCAATAGCTAATGGAGTATCACCAGCAATAGTTCAAGACGATGGAGAAGTATTAAGTATACCTCCAATAATTAACTCTAATAAAACCAGACTGGATGAAAACACAAAAGATTTCTTTATAGATGTTACAGGAACTTCGTTTGAAGC is a genomic window containing:
- a CDS encoding glutamate--tRNA ligase; translated protein: MSSSELREIIYKYALQNAVKHDGKAEAGPVMSKIIAERPELRSNAKEIVKIVKEIIDQVNSLTLEQQIAEIETKYPELLEEKKHEEKKKILPPLPNVRGQVVTRFAPNPDGPLHLGNARAAILSYEYAKMYNGKFILRFDDTDPKVKRPILDAYDWIKEDLKWLGIKWEQELYASERLEVYYKYARYLIEKGHAYVDTCDSSTFKKFRDSRGKMREPECLHRSSSPESNLELFEKMLEGMFKEGEAVVRLKTNLMDPDPSQIDWVMLRIIDTTKNPHPRVGSKYYVWPTYNFASIIDDHELGVTHILRAKEHMSNTEKQRYISEYMGWEFPEVLQFGRLKLEGFMMSKSKIRGMLEKGANRDDPRLPTLAGLRRRGILPDTIKDVIIDVGVKVTDATISFENIAAINRKKLDPVAKRIMFIKDGEEFAIELPQTLKAKIPLIPSKQEEVDRTIIVNSGDKILIESIDAEDGSVLRLMELCNVRVDKRNRKLVFHSKTLDEAKKVNARIVQWVKSDEKVPVIVEKAERDDIKIINGYAERIVKDLEIDEIVQFYRFGFVRVDKKDGNMVSVIFSHD
- a CDS encoding phosphoglycolate phosphatase; protein product: MIKLVLMDLDGTLTEDRDSTRIDLDAIYAIRLLQEKRIKVGLVSGNSYPILRGLYTYLYLDGGIVAENGCIVFYKEKYRLCKQMDKSLVIEFKSLFKLRDTWQNEYRECDFGFVPAKLTDEMINWAKEKNLYIKSSGYAVHIAYNAAGKSVGVEKLLQLQGLKKEDVAAIGDSSTDIELFQQVGFKVAVGNADDELKDIADYITSNKSGKGVREFVDKLLKGELDVIK
- a CDS encoding HD domain-containing protein, with the translated sequence MKKVYDEIYAYIKLDDREAKIIDMPEFQRLRRIKQTSLAYLVYPGATHTRFSHSLGTFYLTTILSEKFKQLGIITDEESTYLKYSALLHDIGQFPFSHSLEPLYLEKGLSNKDLRYMIISKSPYFRDFFDKESIDYNKILDILNGNSMISSIINSDVDVDRMDYLVRDSRHTGVQLGNIDLYRLLDTIFYGNNNEIIVQDKGIYSLENFFISRLHMYQAVYYHKTIIGYELMLREIFRTIHDCCYSSILSVDNLRDLVYDSSISYWDDEWVFMILYTYLYSSNSPLYLKDKIRNFLDRRGPKVVYEEVSYNNEMKGGDVEIKELVDRLERNQIPRTSIYPIEEKIKILSKDKINIISKNNEINIIKYKSTLINHIPETLTIRRIYVDHEYAKRARDVVP
- the pheS gene encoding phenylalanine--tRNA ligase subunit alpha; amino-acid sequence: MLSENEAKILFFLKDLKRTNSIEISTKIGIPESSVLSLIELLREKGYVKTEIISEKYYVLTEEGRKRKENGLPEDILINSLNGQEKDLNEIKNTLDEDFNIAISWAKRKGLIEIKEGKVIPKVKTYTSPEYLALLNLEKADINTINLLKKRGLIEEKERKIVNVKLVKEPKESEIGISNLTREMIVSGEWKKYKLRKYNVEAFPPYYTISKKHYFREFLEKVKDIMISLGFKEINTGYIEMEFYNFDLLFQPQDHPAREIHDSFAVEGLGNIEDKELLSNVKEIHEKFWKYEWKQDITLRLMLRSQTTATTARVLASRPKAPQKLFTLGKVFRPDAIDATHLIEFHQLDGVIIDDNFTFRELLGVLKEIFYRLGIKEIKFKPAYFPFTEPSVEAYGYLEKLGWVEMCGAGLLRPEILSSVGIDSIAGAWGIGIERLAMSFLNISDIRLLYSNNIEYIRDMKVKIE
- a CDS encoding metal-dependent hydrolase yields the protein MAQLRWLGHAATLLIFGNKSVIIDPMIKDNPLSPVKIDYFKNNLDIIIVTHDHYDHLGDTLELLKMNPKAKLYATYDLEAYLAETYKISEESIIPANVGGFVEVDGIKLALTKAVHSSTHSDPTGAIVSAEGITIYHAGDTGLFEDMKLIGEVFKPDYALLPIGGRFTMDPYQASISVEFIKPKKGAIPIHYNTWDLIKVDVNDFVKLVKNKGYNPIVLQPGQTITL
- the map gene encoding type II methionyl aminopeptidase; this encodes MTEDELNKLLLAGKIAAKARDEVSLNVKANAKVLDICEEVESIILENKAFPSFPCNISINSEAAHYSPVINDEKRIPEGAVVKLDLGAHIDGYISDTATTISLDAKYQRLLDASKTALEAAIANFRAGLSVGEIGRVIEKMIRAQGYKPIRNLGGHLIRRYELHAGVFIPNVYERGLGAIQSDSVYAIEPFATDGGGEVVEGKDVTIYSLKNPNVKGLSARESELLDFIYTHFNYLPFSERWLKEFSTNVDELRNNIKNLIKKGVLRGYPILLEIKKGVVSQFEHTVIVKGNSIIVSTKSL
- a CDS encoding DUF1512 domain-containing protein, producing the protein MSLITLAQTSLNQASSLYYILTYVLFFVLLFLLYLPGVNTRLTVSMLARGIEGQLSMIERYLNESKSKMEQLLKERGVQDPKPFIERVSEMFIIDPVNVEPTDIISRMKLLLRSGEDKIRDLITLMVPNIDNVNRSKLEVSAEVVNSLNLIYKVVRHYLILAKKLNSVVLLYQLQFVVPQLVKISEAYSKAMSTFIRGIPVGDSLGPLVAAYLFMNADKKWNPSRDTVAGEVEFEGRRLVVIKAEGPMATVGRPGEAVENAVEEYKGKVTRIITIDAALKLEGENTGAIAEGTGVAMGDPGPEKISIERVAVRYNIPIDAVIVKMSMEEAITEMRKEIYQAAPKALELVKKIILERTKPGDIVVVVGVGNTAGVAQ